Within Crassostrea angulata isolate pt1a10 chromosome 2, ASM2561291v2, whole genome shotgun sequence, the genomic segment CTGTGGTGTTTGCTTTGTTGTTATCCATGCTGCTTGCTGCTTGGTTAGCTGTGCTACTTGCTGTGTTGTTAGCCGTGCTGCCTGCTGCATGGTTAGCTGTGCTACTTGCTGTGTTGACAATTGTGCTGCTTGCTGCAAGGTTAGCTGTGCTGCTTGTTGCTTGATTAGTTGTGCTGCCTGCCCTGTTGCTGGTTGCATGGTTCGCATAGCTGCGTCTGGTTGAGCATATTGCTATGTTGCTTGCAGCATTGACAGCTGTGCTGCTTTCTGTGCTGCTGCCAACAGTGCTGCTTGATCTGCTACTTCCAGCAATGCTACCTGCTGTGTTGCTGGTCGAGCAGTTTGCTGTGCTGCTTCCGGCAGTGCTGCTTCTGGTCAGGCTGCTTGCAGTGTTGCTGGCTGAGCTGCTAGCAGTGCTGACTAATATTCTCACAGTGCCACTTGCTGTGCTGCTTCCGGCCATGCTACTTGTGGCAGGGCTGCTTCCAGCTATGCTGCTATCTGCCATGCTGCATCTAGTAGTGCTGCTTCCAGCCATGTTGCTTCGGGGAATGCTGCCTCTGGTCCTGCTACTTGTGGCAATGCTGCTTCCAGCCATGCTGCTTCTAGCAGTGCTGCTACCAGCCAGTGCAGCCAAGCTGCTTCCAGGACTGCTGCTTCCAGCCATGTTGTTTCTTAGAATGCTGCCTCTGGTCCTGCTGCTTGTGGCAGTGCTGCTTCCAGCCATGCTCCTATCTGCCAAGCTGCAACTAGCAGTGCTGCTTCCTGTCAAATCAGCCATGGTGATTTCGGCACTGCTTCCTCCAGCCATGCTGTCTCTGGCGTTGCTGATTTTTGCAAAGCTGCTAGCTGAGATGAGCTTAGCCGTGCTTCTTCTGGTCATGTTGCGTCCCCTGTTGCTGTCTGGGTTACTGGTGCTATCGCCGCTGTCGCTATCTTCCTCATCATCTTCAGCATCTACCTTGGCTTTATAGAACTGCACAAGGGTTTCTATGGGCCTGCTATCAACGTTGTTTGGTGCGGGGTTGCGGCGGAGGAGATGGCGCTCTGACCAAGTCTTCTTGACGTCGACGCCAGACCTGGATCTTGAACAGTACAGTCGGTACCATCCGGGGCTAGGGCTCTGAAATCAACTTTGATTATTGGACTTCTTTGTATAGGTACGCTGACAAACAACAAAAGTACGGGAAATATTTGCTATGACatcatacaaaacaaaaatttatcaaaaactcTAGGCTACAAAATGAAGTATCTGAGATTCTGGAGTGAACTAAAGTcaataaatacattaaaattaccCTGGCGAGAAGATTTGTAGTCGCTTTAATCCCAACACCGttcaatatataaacaatattgaCTGATCGCGATGCACTACTTATCCATATGACGTCATGTGATAAATTTTGGCGCATTTGAGACTAGAGAGGGTGGATCAAACAGTTTTTTAACACggacacttttttttataaataaaaagataatttaaaaacacatttttaaaatataatctaTTAAGGCGTTTTATCCATACGAGtacaatttactttttttaaagaggatgtatgtgatttttataaagttttttaaTGCATGTTTGAAATCAAGATGCCGATCTGATTATAATAAAATCAGAGCTTTGTTATGCTAGTCGTTGCATTGTAGATCTTTATACTTACCGACATTGAATTTGTCGGAACAGatcaaagatatatatatatatatatttaatgaaattgtcAAGATGACTGTTAAATTCcttttagataattttaatatacCGCTGTCTTAACTCTAAGATATGTAGAATGAGTTGGTAAATTAACGTACAATATTGCGCAAAGTAATAAAATTCAACTCAAGGCAttgctttacatgtacatgcattagttacaatgtaattaataatatttatataactgCCAGAACTTAAAGAGTCCAAAATTTACTACGTAAATAAACTATACGCAAACATTAAGAAGTTTGAATTTTACCGGCGGGGCGGGGTAGCGGACCCCACCCCCCTTCCCTCAAAGATCTGCGCATGAATAAGACCTGCATATTCGGAAGAATTATCTTGAAATCATGATGCACGTTACTTATAATTAAATCAGGgcatatttattatataaatactcGGAGTGACCtttcatgtatatacatgcTGTTTTCTTTTTGCACAAATGATCCATCGTTATAATATGTACATTATCATTATTAAACACGTACACCAGTCTGATCGTTGATATTTATAATCACATACATCTTTATATAGGCTTGAACAGATCTGTGAACgttacaaatttataaattcaaatatgaatatattatCATCGTATTACGACCATGTATTACAAGAGTCCGGTAGTGCAGTTCAGGAATTGtttcattaatttataataTGCTCAAGTCATAATCCCTTAACATGTAACAGCATATATAGCTTTTTACGCGCACGATAAATTACTTGAATTTTGAGTTATATAGAatcaaaaatacaataaatactTTTTGCGTAAAATTACTTGAGTCCTGACCATGCATGTAAAGACATTgccaatattgaaaaaaaacacccaTATCTATACATgcactgtatatatataaagaggAAACTATAATACAATTAAGTTATATAACTTACAAGGTAGATTGCTACATTACTCGAAACGCGAATTTACAATACCCTGCAAAAATATCCACCTATATAAACAGCATTCCCTAACAATGTGTACGACATTACGCAAAATAAAAACTGTGTGGTATATAGTAAGCATTTACCCATGCAGGGTTTCAAATTCACGAATTACAAATTAACCATGACATCTCGATCTTACCCTATATGCCATTTCCAAGGAGCGGATCCTCAGTCTCTCTGTCTTGGACAGGGCTGGCTTCTTCTGTGGCCTACGACCCAGAACGCATGGGAAGCTGGACTTGAAATGGCGAGTTGTCCTCTTGCAGGCAGTTTTCTTGCGCTCGAGTCTGCGGGGCTCAAGTTCCTGCTCATTCTCCGACTCAACATCGGCCTCAGACTCGGTCTCCGGTTCCTCGCCGGTTCTACATCCGGTACATTGGCAGAGGGGAATGTGAAAGGTGATCTGGTAGCGAACCGCAGGGGCTGACTCTTCTCTCTCTTCAGTTTCTTGGCTTTCCTGGGTTTCCTGGCTCTCATAGCTGCTCTTGTACAAATCTTCTTCTGGGGCTTCTTCTTTGGCTTTATCTGGGATTTCTTCTTGGGCTTCATCTGGGACTTCTGGGGCTTCCTCTGGGACTTCAGCTGGTTTGTACGTGCCACTGGTCTTCTCCTCTTCTTCAAACTCTGGGCGTGTTTTCTCTGTGAAAGTTTCGGTGATTGCGGTTGCTTGTTCGATCGCTTGCTCTAGGGTGCTGCTGCATGAAGATTTTGATTTTCTTGAGGTTCGATCCGtgcaaaatatatcataatttgGCACCACCGGGGTGCTGGCGCCACTGGGTGGACCTCGTGTGGTGGATGCTTCACTGGAGGTCTCGGACTGGGATG encodes:
- the LOC128170456 gene encoding pneumococcal serine-rich repeat protein-like — encoded protein: MGCTHCSKFFYSEEQVQNANSTCRGKRRRQSPGVIRRIFSRKRNRVQPSQSETSSEASTTRGPPSGASTPVVPNYDIFCTDRTSRKSKSSCSSTLEQAIEQATAITETFTEKTRPEFEEEEKTSGTYKPAEVPEEAPEVPDEAQEEIPDKAKEEAPEEDLYKSSYESQETQESQETEEREESAPAVRYQITFHIPLCQCTGCRTGEEPETESEADVESENEQELEPRRLERKKTACKRTTRHFKSSFPCVLGRRPQKKPALSKTERLRIRSLEMAYRSPSPGWYRLYCSRSRSGVDVKKTWSERHLLRRNPAPNNVDSRPIETLVQFYKAKVDAEDDEEDSDSGDSTSNPDSNRGRNMTRRSTAKLISASSFAKISNARDSMAGGSSAEITMADLTGSSTASCSLADRSMAGSSTATSSRTRGSILRNNMAGSSSPGSSLAALAGSSTARSSMAGSSIATSSRTRGSIPRSNMAGSSTTRCSMADSSIAGSSPATSSMAGSSTASGTVRILVSTASSSASNTASSLTRSSTAGSSTANCSTSNTAGSIAGSSRSSSTVGSSTESSTAVNAASNIAICSTRRSYANHATSNRAGSTTNQATSSTANLAASSTIVNTASSTANHAAGSTANNTASSTANQAASSMDNNKANTTAKQAASSKARCKTAKSRTPSKPACSTDNQVANSTANQGASGSANQEPSKKKANSKARNTSARRRMIFITPSNLESSSTKQAVRNMANLAASITASQASNLVASSKDLKAANSTANQVASSNAKQKATNSPTRSRIIFATAGNMESSTANEMGSSMAHLAASSTAYQAASNMAHLATSSTANQAASSMAHLATSSAAYQGASSTAYQGASSMAHLATSSTANQAASSMAHLATSSAAYQGASSTAYQGASSMAHLATSSTAHQGASSTAYQAASSTANQAASSSARMGSLVITADNMACNNRKSPSIRCSQSKGNRASKKGGGSGREGEGQGHN